The Dromaius novaehollandiae isolate bDroNov1 chromosome 3, bDroNov1.hap1, whole genome shotgun sequence genome includes the window CccgcaggaagctggcgctcaaGTACCACCCGGACAAGAACCCCGACGACCCGGCGGCGGCCGAGCGCTTCAAGGAGATCAACAGCGCGCACGCCACGCTGAGCGACGAGGGCAAGCGGCGCCTCTACGCCGAGTACGGCTCCATGGGGCTCTACGTGGCCGAGCAGTTCGGCGAGGACAGCGTCAAGTACTACTTCCTCATGTCCAAGTGGTGGTTCAAGGTgagccctgccccgccgcggggctgccggggggcttgcggggctgccggggggctgccgtGTGCCGCCGCCTCGGGGCTGGGGCccgccggggggctcgggggcctCACAGCGCGCCCACCCCCGCAGGCCCTGGGCGTGTGCTGCGGCATCatcacctgctgctgctgctgctgctgctgctgcttctgctgcgggAAGTGCCGGCCGCCCGAGGAGGACGAGTCCTACAAGTACGTCAACCCCGAGGACCTGGAGGCGCAGATCCGCGCTGAGGACAACGGTGAGTTCGGCAGTCTCTGTGCCCCCGCTGTGTGCCCAGCTCCTGTGTCTGTGAGCACCGGGCTCCCTCCTGCTGCATGGGGCTTCTGGGGGAGACCTTGTCCCGTTGGGAGAGACGGGGCGCTCGTTAGACAGTGGGATCTGACTTAGTAGCATTTATTGCTCAAGGATCAACAGTTGGTGCTGGACTTGGGCTTTGGCTGGTGACAGCTGGTAGAGGGAGCTCTTGCACAGGCTGTGGAGAGCGTCCTGTCCTTCCTCGTTCCCCCTGGGAGAGGTCTCCCTGAGGGCCCTGCGGAGGTCTGGGGTCTAGGGACACCTGGGCTCGCGCCCTCCTGGGGCAGGAGCTCAGCGAGCAGCCGTGCTCTAGGCTGGTCCGTCCCAAGTACGGGCAGGCCGTGGCCATGCGGGGATCTACGGTCTGAGGTACTCTGGGATTCGGGCTGTTCCTGGGTCATCGCTACGGGCTTCCCTGGGTGGAGGGACTGCCGGAGTGTCTGTCTGCCGGCTGGAGGCGTGGGCCCTTGTCAGACAGGGCGGAGAGCTGTGGTTCATGGGAGGCCGAACGAGGGCGTCGGCAGTCCTGAATAGCTGTTTCCCGGCGCCACGGCCTGGGGCTCCGCCG containing:
- the DNAJC5G gene encoding dnaJ homolog subfamily C member 5G, which gives rise to MAEPSRPQRKLSRAGESLYHVLGLEKGASPEEIKKAYRKLALKYHPDKNPDDPAAAERFKEINSAHATLSDEGKRRLYAEYGSMGLYVAEQFGEDSVKYYFLMSKWWFKALGVCCGIITCCCCCCCCCFCCGKCRPPEEDESYKYVNPEDLEAQIRAEDNDPQVPIVVQPPPAGAEPSPGVSTRTNA